One Vicia villosa cultivar HV-30 ecotype Madison, WI linkage group LG5, Vvil1.0, whole genome shotgun sequence genomic window, AAGCGGCGGAATCGCTTCGGAAGAACGACGAGAGGCTTCAATTAGAGGAACAAGCCAGTATCGATGCTCCTGTGAAACCAGGGAGCGTTGTGCCTCTGAAGGATCAATTGAAGaatcaattgaagaagaaaaccCCTGAGAATAATGATTATAATGGAAAATTGCGGAGTGATCCTAATTTCAGCGTGCTTAAAAAAACTACATCACCGATTGTACCCAAGCATTCCCCCAATTCTAGTCCTACAATTACGGACGGTGATTGGACTGAACTTCTTAGTTCACCTACTCAGCCTACAGCTTCTGCTTCTGGGGGGAATCATGGTAACGGTGTACCTGCTGCTCGGTTTTTACGGCAAAATAGTAGGAAGCAGAAGGGTTCACCTGTGTCTGATGTAAAGAGGAGTCATAAAAGTGGTAGCAGTGGTTCAAGGACTTTGCAGAGATTAGACTCTGTTAAAGGAGCTAAATTGAGTGGAAAAGCCAGTGATGATGGGAAGGAATCTACCTCTCCGGGTTCGAGTGATAGGCAGTCTAATGTAGAATCGGAAACCGATGGTACTAGAGGACAGGAATATGTTAGCAATAGCAGTCCTGATAAGCCCACGACTAAGGTCAACAATAAGGAAAAGGAAGATCGTGAGCAACAATTTAATTATAGGGACTTCTCTTCACCTGAATCTTTACGGGAAGATGACAAAAATACCGCTGCAGAGGCAATACCAGTAAGGGGGGTTGATAAAGTGCGTGCAGCTAAGATCCCAGTTGATGTTGGCAGTCGTCTGAAAAATGTGATAAAAGGGAGGCGTGAGCTTAATTCAGCATCTGACAATTTAACATCCAGTGATTTGAAAAGGGGTTCTTCCATGGTAAGTGGCGAAAGTTCTGATTCAGATACAGAGTCCGGTTCAACATCTGATTCTGAAAGTGAGCATGAGAGGGAAgaaaggagaaagaagagagaaaggatCCTAGCTGAGAGAGCCGCAGCTAATGCAATGATTGCTATCAAGGAAAAGGAGAATATAGTGGCCAAATTAGAGGGGGAGAAACAAAGTCTAGAGAAAATACTTGAGGAGCGAGCTAACCAACAGGCACAAGAGGTAGTTTTACAATAGTTCTTTGAACAT contains:
- the LOC131603963 gene encoding golgin candidate 2, translated to MANWISSKLKAAENILHQIDQQAAESLRKNDERLQLEEQASIDAPVKPGSVVPLKDQLKNQLKKKTPENNDYNGKLRSDPNFSVLKKTTSPIVPKHSPNSSPTITDGDWTELLSSPTQPTASASGGNHGNGVPAARFLRQNSRKQKGSPVSDVKRSHKSGSSGSRTLQRLDSVKGAKLSGKASDDGKESTSPGSSDRQSNVESETDGTRGQEYVSNSSPDKPTTKVNNKEKEDREQQFNYRDFSSPESLREDDKNTAAEAIPVRGVDKVRAAKIPVDVGSRLKNVIKGRRELNSASDNLTSSDLKRGSSMVSGESSDSDTESGSTSDSESEHEREERRKKRERILAERAAANAMIAIKEKENIVAKLEGEKQSLEKILEERANQQAQEASQLQSTMMETMEAVELEKQKHNNTRMEILTRLAKLETANADLARSLAAVQWNLEVEAKEVAELRQKIALKESVLEELKKSTRNPHQTGALRNQLASKGVEFEREILEAEHSFVNDKVAQLQEKARKLETDIEMTRKEIEEPSEVEFELKRRLNQMTDHLIQKQSKVESLSSEKASLTFRIEAVSRLLEENTSVSAMNPASSSSDLESGMWELSNSKLKPMLKARIHSGKKQLGSLLQQLDYIFVTGALVLKRNPTAKLWAVIYLVCLHLWVIYILTSHSGPSGEGKSGAVISLENINNTGGV